Part of the uncultured Desulfobacter sp. genome, TATCGTTAAATTTGATGGCTGTTACCATGGCCATGCCGATACCTTGCTTGTGGCGGCCGGATCCGGGGTGGCCACCCTGGGTATTCCGGGAAGCCCGGGGGTTCCTGCCGACGTGATCCGCAATACCTTGTCCCTGCCCTACAATGACATTGAGGGGTTTGAACAGCTCATGGCTGAAAAGGGCAAAGATATTGCCTGCGTGATCGTTGAGCCTGTGGCCGGGAACATGGGGATGGTGGCGCCTGATCCACAGTTTTTAAAGACATTACGCAGCCAGACGGCAGCCCATGGGGCGTTGCTGATTTTTGATGAAGTCATGACCGGTTTCCGGGTCGGAGACCGCAAGTGCGCCCAGGGCCATTTTAATATTGATCCGGATTTGACCTGCTTTGGCAAGGTAATCGGCGGCGGGCTGCCCGTGGGCGCCTATGGCGGGAAACGCGAAATTATGTCGCAGATTGCCCCGGTTGGTGCGATTTACCAGGCCGGAACGTTGTCGGGTAATCCGTTGGCCATGGCTGCAGGGGTTGCGACCTTAAGGGCCCTTGAAGATGATGGTCTCTACGCGGATATGGACCGGCGGGCGGATATGCTGGTTAATGGTCTTAAAGCTGCGGCCGACGACGCAGGTATTCCTTTTTCCGCAGGCCATTTCGGTTCCATGGCCGGGTTCTTTTTTACAGGGCAGACGGTGCGTAATTTTGATGATGCCAAAACCTGTGACCTGGACCGGTTCGCAAAATTTTACCGGGGCATGCTGGCCAAGGGCATTTATCTTGCCCCGTCGCAGTTTGAGGCCTGTTTTGTCTCTGCGGCCCATACGGATGAGGATATTGAGATTACCCTGGATGCCGCACGGCAGGTCATGGCGGAAATTTAATGGCTGATTCAATCAAGCGGGTTCATCTGGTGGCAGCCTGTGGCACCGGCATGGGCACACTGGCTTGTATCCTTAAAAAAATGGGTTACATTGTTACGGGATCAGATCAGAATGTCTATCCGCCCATGAGTGATTTCCTTGGGGATAACGGGATTACATTATTCAGCGGCTTTGACCCGGCCAATATCAGTGAAGCGCCGGGCCAGGTTCCCGATCTTGTGATTATCGGCAATGCCGTGACCCGTGATAACCCCGAAGCCGTTGCCGTAATGGAAAGGGGGCTCGACTACATATCCATGCCCCAGGCGGTGAACCGGTTTATTGCCCAGGGCAAGAAGATCATTCTGGTCACCGGCACCCATGGTAAAACCACCACCTCCGCCATTATGGCCCATTTGCTGGAAACTGCAGGGCTTCGTCCCTCATTTATGATCGGGGGGATTTTAAAGGATTATAACTCCTCATTTAAAATAGGTGACGGGGAATATATGGTGATAGAGGGGGATGAGTATGATACGGCCTTTTTTGATAAAGGGCCGAAATTCATGCATTATGATCCCCATATAACCATTATGACGGGCATTGAATTTGACCATGCAGATATTTTTGACGATCTGGACCACATTTGCCGGGCATTTGATGGGCTGGTGTCAAAGATCAAAGATAAAAGCCAAATTATTGCCTGCAAGGACAACGTTAATTTGATGCAGGTATTGGCACAGGCCGGTGTCGTTGACTGCGGGACCTACGGTGCCGACGCCATGTGGCAGGTGACCGACCACCGCTTAGGCAGTGAACCTGATCCCGCTACGGGCCGCTTGCATACCCTTGCCCGCATCACCGGTCCCGGCACGGATCTTAACATACAAACGGATCTGCCCGGGCGGCACAACCTTCTCAACGCAACTGCCTGTATTGCCGCGGCCCGCAGTCTGGGCGTCGATGAGTCTGACATTGCCCATGGGCTTTCAACCTTCAGCGGGGTGAAAAGACGCCAGGAAATACGGGGGCAGGTGAACGGTATTACGGTGATGGATGACTTTGCCCATCACCCCACAGCGGTTAAAGAGACCATTGCTGCGGTCAAGCCGTTTTATCCCAAAGGTCGGCTGGTGGCCGTGTTTGAGCCTAGAACCAATACCAGCATGAGAAATATTTTTCAAGAGACCTATCCGGCATGCTTTGATCTGGCGGACTTGGTGTGCATCTGCTCGCCAGGGGTAAAGAAGAATATCCCTGAAGCGGAGCGGTTTTCACCCGAGCGGTTGACCGAAGATATCTGTAAGCGGGGCAGGGCGGCCCATCATTTTGATGATCCCGGCCAGGTGGTTGACTTTCTTGCCCCGGCGCTTAAACCCAACGATCTGGTTCTCGTGATGTCCAACGGCGGGTTTGGAAATATTCACCAGCGTATTCTGGAGCGGTTGGGGTGACAAAAATTGCAATTAGAATTATCGGCATCGGACTGCTGCACTCATTTTTATACGGCTATCTGGTGCCTTTTATTATTTACCCGCGGTTCGGGCAGCATGGAATAACCTTTGCCGTTATTGTTGCCGTACTGATTTCCATTGGTATTCTGGCCACACTGCGGTTGGGGAAAAATAAAAAAAAGAACAAAGGAGAGTAACCCATGACCAATACGATTGAGTGGGATAAAAAATACGGCGTTGATGTGCCTGAACTGGATGAAAGCCGCAAGCAGCTTATGGAGATGTTTAATACCCTTATCGGTATGAAGACGAAGAAGGGCGGCAATAAGGATGTCGCTAATCTGGTTACCGATATCAACGATTACAGTAAGATTCTTTTTTCACAGGAAGAAAAAGTGCTTGGGAAAAAAGGATATCCGGATCTTGATGTCCATGCAAAGTCCCACCGCCGGTTTGTCAAAAAAGCCATCGGCCTGCGTCGTGAAATCGCAGAAGATGTGGATAACCTGTCACTTGAAGATATTCTGGCGTTGCGGGACTTGCTTATCAGGCATTTTGAATTGGCGGATACGCTGTTTATTCCTTTTTTAAGAATCCACAGTTATGTGGATGAGTGTGAAAGTAAAAAATGAGCCCGGGGTATCGCCCGGATAGGGCGCCCCGGGCTTGATGCTGTCGGCAGCCGGTTTGTGTAGGGGCAACCCCCTGTGGTTGCCCTCCCTGGGGCAGACATCGCAGCAGGGGCAGGGCAGGCACAGGGACCTGCCCCTGCAGCGCCCATGGTTTTGGGGGCGGTCATGGTCATAATTAAAGAAATAATTAATCGTTGACGATATCTGTATTTGGAAGTTAAAAATAATTTCCAAAATGAAGATAAAAAGAAAAATATAAAGACTTAAATTATGATTGCAGACTATGAGATAATATCCGGTGCCGATAAAATTATGGGAAATGGCGGTAGAGGTCCGGGGTTTGCCGGTAGATATCAGAGCAATAATCCCAATCGCAGAAAGGAGCGGCGCAAAAGGCGGTATGATCGACGCAAAAGCGTCAGGGACGGTGTGATTGTTACATTGTCTTTCAAAAAAGATCGCAGAAAAAAACCTGACCGCCGATCGGCCAGGCCCGTCCC contains:
- the hemL gene encoding glutamate-1-semialdehyde 2,1-aminomutase; amino-acid sequence: MERTKSAALFSSAMHLIPGGVNSPVRACGSVGGEPVFIEKGEGARLFDADGNAYIDYVLSWGPLILGHRPKPVVERLKEVLDSGTSFGAPTAVENDLAQLVVDAVDSVDMVRMVNSGTEATMSAIRLARGVTGRDLIVKFDGCYHGHADTLLVAAGSGVATLGIPGSPGVPADVIRNTLSLPYNDIEGFEQLMAEKGKDIACVIVEPVAGNMGMVAPDPQFLKTLRSQTAAHGALLIFDEVMTGFRVGDRKCAQGHFNIDPDLTCFGKVIGGGLPVGAYGGKREIMSQIAPVGAIYQAGTLSGNPLAMAAGVATLRALEDDGLYADMDRRADMLVNGLKAAADDAGIPFSAGHFGSMAGFFFTGQTVRNFDDAKTCDLDRFAKFYRGMLAKGIYLAPSQFEACFVSAAHTDEDIEITLDAARQVMAEI
- the mpl gene encoding UDP-N-acetylmuramate:L-alanyl-gamma-D-glutamyl-meso-diaminopimelate ligase, translating into MADSIKRVHLVAACGTGMGTLACILKKMGYIVTGSDQNVYPPMSDFLGDNGITLFSGFDPANISEAPGQVPDLVIIGNAVTRDNPEAVAVMERGLDYISMPQAVNRFIAQGKKIILVTGTHGKTTTSAIMAHLLETAGLRPSFMIGGILKDYNSSFKIGDGEYMVIEGDEYDTAFFDKGPKFMHYDPHITIMTGIEFDHADIFDDLDHICRAFDGLVSKIKDKSQIIACKDNVNLMQVLAQAGVVDCGTYGADAMWQVTDHRLGSEPDPATGRLHTLARITGPGTDLNIQTDLPGRHNLLNATACIAAARSLGVDESDIAHGLSTFSGVKRRQEIRGQVNGITVMDDFAHHPTAVKETIAAVKPFYPKGRLVAVFEPRTNTSMRNIFQETYPACFDLADLVCICSPGVKKNIPEAERFSPERLTEDICKRGRAAHHFDDPGQVVDFLAPALKPNDLVLVMSNGGFGNIHQRILERLG
- a CDS encoding hemerythrin domain-containing protein; translation: MTNTIEWDKKYGVDVPELDESRKQLMEMFNTLIGMKTKKGGNKDVANLVTDINDYSKILFSQEEKVLGKKGYPDLDVHAKSHRRFVKKAIGLRREIAEDVDNLSLEDILALRDLLIRHFELADTLFIPFLRIHSYVDECESKK